From a region of the Lactuca sativa cultivar Salinas chromosome 4, Lsat_Salinas_v11, whole genome shotgun sequence genome:
- the LOC111889020 gene encoding uncharacterized protein LOC111889020, whose protein sequence is MRKNPPRTKMEPTAPKVQSRYLNGPSVSCHDHCKGATKEPTETKPINLFPRRIPRDPPDRTKLEASNSLNRIKKSPSIVPKITSRNVKNNTVVKDANVKKDGLTLSTKKSDAIEPKSRDMKPKSENSQAKKYNPSQSRTSRRRHSDIFLPNEDMPLSSSRVPKRRLSEIGIQPKKDVVSGSNTSSVRGSRINKNEQRKDSKVSVNKKPNSINPTVSSPKRGAKVPLLRSYKSLPQSELKSPRKSKPRKPIEEVVPEKTLHVVEPNNDVETTETLLHVVMPNDVVETDKTEFTTTPADSSPSSEDKVMTHDHNGMQVVEPNNDVETAETLLHVVEPNDAVETNKTESTTTHDSSPSSEENVMTHDHNGVEECSAPKEDDFTAADDQHNESIADTEVTDTKEAIRVGKLVVETTDCSLEDLEFIRGRVLTSPLSEGSSPRNLQFRQGNELDDNETEKVEKIILRRMSTDGVIHIPESHSVNVDLKHQEIAEKESPTLSNKVIEETANKLIQTRQSKVRALVGAFEKVVSGSNQTP, encoded by the coding sequence ATGCGGAAAAACCCACCTCGGACAAAAATGGAGCCCACGGCTCCAAAAGTGCAAAGTCGATATCTCAACGGTCCATCAGTTTCTTGCCATGATCACTGCAAAGGTGCCACTAAAGAACCAACCGAAACAAAGCCCATAAATTTGTTTCCAAGAAGAATTCCAAGAGACCCTCCAGATAGAACAAAGCTGGAAGCATCGAATTCCCTAAACAGGATTAAGAAATCACCTTCAATCGTTCCCAAGATCACATCACGCAATGTCAAGAACAATACTGTTGTTAAGGATGCAAATGTAAAGAAAGATGGCTTAACATTATCAACCAAGAAAAGCGATGCCATTGAACCAAAGAGTCGAGACATGAAGCCAAAGTCTGAGAATTCACAGGCCAAGAAATACAATCCTTCACAGTCAAGAACATCTAGAAGAAGACATAGTGACATCTTTCTACCAAATGAAGATATGCCGCTCTCATCTTCAAGAGTTCCTAAAAGACGACTCAGTGAAATCGGTATACAACCTAAGAAAGATGTTGTATCAGGTTCTAATACGTCTTCGGTTCGAGGTTCAAGAATCAACAAGAACGAACAAAGAAAAGATTCAAAAGTCTCGGTGAATAAGAAAcctaattctataaaccctacaGTTTCCAGCCCGAAAAGAGGTGCAAAGGTGCCGTTGTTGAGAAGCTATAAAAGTCTCCCGCAATCGGAGCTTAAAAGTCCAAGAAAGTCAAAGCCCAGGAAACCTATTGAAGAAGTTGTTCCAGAAAAGACTTTGCATGTCGTGGAACCCAATAACGATGTTGAAACTACTGAAACCCTATTGCATGTCGTCATGCCCAACGATGTTGTTGAAACTGATAAAACCGAGTTTACTACTACGCCTGCAGATTCTTCTCCAAGCTCCGAGGACAAAGTCATGACACATGATCATAACGGGATGCAAGTCGTAGAGCCCAACAACGATGTTGAAACTGCTGAAACCCTGTTGCATGTCGTTGAGCCCAACGATGCTGTTGAAACTAATAAAACCGAAAGTACTACTACGCATGATTCTTCTCCAAGTTCCGAGGAGAATGTCATGACACATGATCATAACGGGGTAGAAGAATGTTCAGCACCGAAGGAAGATGATTTTACAGCAGCGGATGATCAACATAATGAAAGCATAGCAGATACAGAAGTCACTGATACAAAAGAGGCCATACGGGTTGGAAAGTTGGTGGTGGAAACTACAGATTGTTCTCTTGAAGACCTAGAATTCATAAGAGGAAGGGTGCTAACTAGTCCTTTATCCGAGGGCAGCAGTCCAAGAAATCTGCAGTTCAGGCAAGGAAACGAGTTGGATGATAACGAAACTGAGAAGGTCGAGAAGATAATTTTGAGGAGAATGTCAACTGATGGCGTGATACATATTCCTGAAAGTCATTCGGTCAATGTTGATCTTAAACACCAAGAAATAGCAGAAAAGGAAAGTCCTACATTGTCCAACAAAGTTATTGAAGAGACTGCTAACAAACTTATTCAGACAAGGCAGAGCAAGGTCAGAGCTCTAGTGGGTGCTTTTGAAAAAGTCGTTTCCGGTAGCAACCAGACACCTTAG